Proteins co-encoded in one Medicago truncatula cultivar Jemalong A17 chromosome 8, MtrunA17r5.0-ANR, whole genome shotgun sequence genomic window:
- the LOC11443565 gene encoding naringenin,2-oxoglutarate 3-dioxygenase: protein MAPVKTLKYLAQEKTLESSFIRDVSERPKVAYNNFSNEIPIISLAGIDDVDGLRIETCNKIVEACENWGIFQIVDHGVDQKLISEMTRLAKGFFDLPPEEKLRFDLSGGKKGGFIVSSHLQGEPVRDWREMMIYFSYPIKQRDYSRWPNKPEGWKEVTEQYSEKLMSLSCKLLEVLSEAMGLEKEALTKACVDMDQKLVINNYPKCPQPDLTLGLKRHTDPGTITLLLQDQVGGLQATRDNGKTWITVKPIEGAFVVNIGDHGHYLSNGRFKNADHQAVVNSNYSRLSIATFQNPAPDATVYPLKIRDGEKSVMEEPITFAEMYRRKMSKDLEIARMKKLGKEEKELRNLEKAKLEPKPLNEILA from the exons ATGGCACCAGTGAAAACTCTTAAATATCTAGCTCAAGAAAAGACCCTCGAGTCTAGTTTCATTCGAGATGTAAGTGAGCGTCCAAAAGTTGCATACAATAATTTCAGCAATGAGATTCCAATCATTTCTCTCGCCGGAATCGACGATGTCGATGGCCTCAGAATAGAGACTTGCAACAAGATTGTGGAGGCTTGCGAGAACTGGGGTATCTTCCAAATTGTTGATCATGGTGTAGATCAAAAGCTCATTTCTGAGATGACCCGTTTGGCTAAAGGGTTCTTTGATTTGCCACCGGAGGAGAAGCTTCGGTTTGACCTCTCCGGTGGTAAAAAGGGTGGCTTCATAGTCTCTAGTCATCTTCAA GGAGAACCAGTGAGAGATTGGAGAGAGATGATGATCTATTTTTCATATCCAATTAAACAAAGAGACTATTCAAGGTGGCCAAACAAGCCAGAAGGATGGAAAGAGGTGACCGAACAATACAGTGAAAAGCTAATGAGTTTATCATGCAAGCTATTGGAAGTGTTATCTGAAGCTATGGGGTTAGAAAAAGAAGCTCTTACAAAAGCATGTGTTGATATGGATCAGAAGCTTGTGATCAATAACTATCCAAAATGCCCTCAACCTGACCTAACTCTTGGACTGAAAAGACACACTGACCCTGGCACTATTACTCTATTGCTTCAAGACCAAGTGGGTGGTCTTCAAGCTACAAGAGATAATGGTAAGACATGGATCACTGTTAAGCCAATTGAAGGTGCTTTTGTTGTCAATATTGGAGATCATGGTCAT TATCTAAGTAATGGACGGTTCAAAAATGCTGATCACCAAGCAGTGGTGAATTCCAACTATAGCCGTTTATCCATAGCAACATTCCAAAATCCAGCACCAGATGCAACTGTGTACCCTTTGAAGATTAGAGATGGAGAGAAATCTGTGATGGAAGAACCAATCACTTTTGCTGAAATGTATAGGAGGAAGATGAGCAAGGACCTTGAGATTGCTAGGATGAAGAAGCTTGGTAAGGAAGAAAAAGAACTTAGGAACCTAGAGAAGGCAAAACTTGAGCCCAAACCATTGAATGAGATTCTTGCTTAG
- the LOC11408162 gene encoding naringenin,2-oxoglutarate 3-dioxygenase, translating to MAPAQTLTYLAQEKTLESSFVREEDERPKVAYNNFSNEIPIISLDGIDDAGGRRAEICNKIVEACENWGIFQVVDHGVDSKLISEMTRFAKGFFDLPPEEKLRFDMSGGKKGGFIVSSHLQGEAVKDWRELVTYFSYPIRQRDYSRWPDKPEGWKEVTEQYSEKLMNLACKLLEVLSEAMGLEKDALTKACVDMDQKVVINYYPKCPQPDLTLGLKRHTDPGTITLLLQDQVGGLQATKDNGKTWITVQPVEGAFVVNLGDHGHYLSNGRFKNADHQAVVNSNYSRLSIATFQNPAPDATVYPLKIRDGEKSVMEEPITFAEMYRRKMSKDLEIARMKKLAKEEKELRDLEKAKIEAKPLNEILA from the exons ATGGCACCAGCTCAAACTCTCACCTATCTTGCTCAAGAAAAGACCCTCGAATCCAGTTTTGTTCGCGAAGAAGATGAGCGTCCAAAAGTTGCTTACAACAACTTCAGCAACGAGATTCCAATCATTTCTCTTGATGGAATCGACGACGCTGGTGGCCGTAGGGCAGAGATATGCAACAAGATTGTAGAAGCTTGTGAAAACTGGGGTATCTTTCAAGTTGTTGATCATGGTGTGGATTCAAAGCTTATTTCTGAGATGACTCGTTTTGCTAAAGGGTTCTTTGATTTGCCGCCAGAAGAGAAGCTCCGGTTTGACATGTCTGGTGGTAAAAAGGGTGGCTTCATAGTCTCTAGTCATCTTCAa gGAGAAGCTGTTAAAGATTGGAGAGAGCTAGTGACATATTTTTCATACCCAATTAGACAAAGAGACTATTCAAGGTGGCCAGACAAGCCAGAAGGATGGAAAGAGGTAACAGAACAATACAGTGAGAAACTAATGAATTTAGCATGCAAGTTATTGGAAGTGTTATCTGAGGCTATGGGGTTAGAAAAAGATGCTCTAACAAAAGCATGTGTTGATATGGATCAAAAAGTTGTGATCAATTACTACCCAAAATGCCCTCAACCAGACCTAACTCTTGGCCTAAAACGACACACTGACCCTGGCACTATTACTCTATTGCTTCAAGACCAAGTGGGTGGTCTTCAAGCTACCAAAGATAATGGTAAGACATGGATCACTGTTCAACCAGTTGAAGGTGCTTTTGTTGTTAATCTTGGAGACCATGGTCAT TATCTAAGTAATGGACGGTTCAAAAATGCTGATCACCAAGCAGTGGTGAATTCCAACTATAGCCGTTTATCCATAGCAACATTCCAAAATCCAGCACCAGATGCAACTGTGTACCCTTTGAAGATTAGAGATGGAGAGAAATCTGTGATGGAAGAACCAATCACTTTTGCTGAAATGTATAGGAGGAAGATGAGCAAGGACCTTGAGATTGCTAGGATGAAGAAGCTGGCTAAGGAAGAAAAAGAACTTAGGGACTTAGAGAAGGCAAAAATTGAAGCCAAGCCTTTGAATGAGATTCTTGCTTAA